In candidate division KSB1 bacterium, the genomic window TCCTTGCTTCCGAGAATCGCACTCTGACTGCCGAGCAGATGGTGGACTACTATGAGGGGCTGGTAAAGAGCTATCCTATCTACTCGATCGAGGACGGCATGGCCGAGGAAGACTGGGATGGCTGGAAACTGATGACCGAGCGTCTGGGGGGCAAGATTCAGTTGGTAGGCGACGATCTCTTCGTGACCAATGTGAAGCGCTTGCGCATGGGTATCGAGCGCGGGGTGTGCAACTCGATTCTCATCAAGCTCAATCAGATTGGCACCCTGACCGAGACCTTGGACACAGTGGAGATGGCTAAACGGGCCGGCTACACCGCGGTGGTGTCCCATCGGAGTGGCGAGACAGAGGATACCACGATCGCCGATGTCGTGGTGGCCACCAACGTAGGCCAGATCAAAACCGGAAGCCCTTGCCGCACCGATCGCGTGTGCAAGTACAATCAACTGTTGCGCATCGAGGAGAGCCTGGGTGAGGCGGCGCAGTTTGCCGGCTTGAGCGTCGTGCGAAACCGATAGAGGAAAAGGGGGCCGTTGGTCGGCCCCCACGGGCTTCGACCATGGCGGGGAGGAAGCTCATTGTGAACAGATCGCGGCGCTTTGCGCGAGGCCGAAGTCATTTAGGGCTGCGCAAGCTCTTCCTTGCTCTCATACCTATCTTGCTCTCCTTGCTTTACCTCAGCGGGAGCGCCGGGTTTATTAACCACTACCGCTTGGCGCAGAGGAGACGGCAGCTGGAGGAGAAGGCCCAGACTCTCGAGGCACGCAAGGCTGCCCTGCAGCAAGAGATCGACCGGCTGAGGGGGGACCCCGCCTATCAAGAAAAAGTGGCGCGTGAACTGTACGGCCTTTGTCGCGCGGATGAGGTGGTCTTCATGATGAAGCTGGAGGAGGAGACCACTGAACGGGCGAAGAAGTGAGTGAAGGGATGCCTGCAGGTACTCGGCCCCCGGGCCCGGCGCGGTGGCAGTCATGGCGCAAGGTGCTGCGCACGAATGCCATCACCGGATTGGTGGTCATTGTTCCCTTAGTGCTCAGTCTGTTTGTGCTCTATCGCCTTTTTGTTGCCATTGACGGGCTCTTCAAAGGAGTGGTGGGGGTTTTTCTCGCCCAGCGCATCGGGTTGACTTTCCATGGACGTCCCATCCCGGGGCTGGGTCTTGTTGCCCTGGTGCTGCTGATCTTCCTCACCGGCTTGGTGGCGCGCAACATTGTGGGGCGGCGACTTATCGCTGCCGGGGAGGAATTCCTGGGGCGGGTACCCCTCCTGAATTGGGTCTACAAAACATTCCAGCAAATCCTCCAGGCCTTCGTCTCCGACAAACGAGAGGTCTTTAGCAAAGTCGTCCTTGTGGAGTACCCTCGAAAGGGCCTCTACTCTTTAGGGTTTATCACTCAGGACACCAAAGGCCCGATCCAGGATAGATTAGAGTCTGACGTGTACAGCGTGTTCCTTCCGACCACGCCAAATCCCACCTCCGGACTCCTTCTGTTCGTGCCCAAGGAAGAGGCGAAAGAGGTAGACATGTC contains:
- a CDS encoding septum formation initiator family protein, which codes for MNRSRRFARGRSHLGLRKLFLALIPILLSLLYLSGSAGFINHYRLAQRRRQLEEKAQTLEARKAALQQEIDRLRGDPAYQEKVARELYGLCRADEVVFMMKLEEETTERAKK
- a CDS encoding DUF502 domain-containing protein, giving the protein MPAGTRPPGPARWQSWRKVLRTNAITGLVVIVPLVLSLFVLYRLFVAIDGLFKGVVGVFLAQRIGLTFHGRPIPGLGLVALVLLIFLTGLVARNIVGRRLIAAGEEFLGRVPLLNWVYKTFQQILQAFVSDKREVFSKVVLVEYPRKGLYSLGFITQDTKGPIQDRLESDVYSVFLPTTPNPTSGLLLFVPKEEAKEVDMSVEEALKLVVSGGTIVPPAGEGRARGRRAERLRNRAPRASEGGQRLPRHLRRRLDDHAS